The Anabaena sphaerica FACHB-251 nucleotide sequence CCAATTTCTAATTGCCTTAACTTCAATCAATTCTGTTGATGTTAATACATCAATTTTTCCGCACGGCGTTTCAATCTCAATTTTTCCGTTGAGTTCTTTTGCTAAAGTAGACTGGATACTTTTCTCACTTTTCTTTGCACGCTTGCAATATTTTTTAGTAATGTAGATATTTTCCCAAATTAATTGAACTGCATAACGAGTTAATTGATAATCAGCTAATTCTGTTCCGCCGCCTTGAGGTCGATAAATAGACTTTGTAAAACGAGCAAAGTGGTCATCAATGGTGTAACCTGAGTTCTGACAAGCTAATTTTGCCCGTTCTATTGTTTCTTCAAACCGTCGCCATTGTGTATACCCCAATAATGGCTGTAGCTGACGGGCTAACCAATACTCATTACCATTTTCATCAACTTGCTTAATCTCATCAAATGGATTTGTACTTTCAGAAAAAGCTATTAAATTCATAGTAATCCTTAAAGCCTAAATTTTGTGGGATTTTTTGTTTGCCTTATATCCATTGATTGTATGCGGAAGTACCTACAACTTTCAAGAACTAACTCATAAATTATTAGTGAAAAAACAAACTTTATTTGCTTTAGTACATATATTGTCCTAATAGTTCTATATCTGTACGATAGGAGAATGAAAAAAATGTTTTGTCGCTTGGCCGTACTCATGGCAGAAAAAGACCCCCAGTTATCCCAAAGGCAACTGGCAAGAGATACGGGATTAGATGTAACAACAGTCAACAGGTTATTTACCAATAACTTCAGTCGTGTTGATGTCAGCACTATTGAAACTCTGTGCAACTATTTCCAGAAAAATGTAGGAGACTTATTTGAATTGAGACTTCCTGAAAACATCCCCCAAAGAAAAACTCGTAAGCGTGTATCTGATGATTCTATACAAGTATAAAATCTTGATGCTATTATCCTGTAAACTTTAGTTTTAAAGTTTTTGTTATTTATTGGAACATCAAATCATGGAATTTACTGGCACTTGGCATATTTATGAAATGTCAAATTGGGATGAAGAATATTTTAATATGGAAGTCCAAGCCTATATCGAAATTGATGAACAAGGAAATGGGGAGTTTCAATTTGGATTGGTTCATGGATATATTGATGGTGATATTATTAAAGATGGCAATAATAAGAAATTAGAATTTACTTGGGATGGTAATGATGAATGTGATGAAGCTTCTGGTAATGGTTGGTTGAAATTGAAAGACGAAAATGAACTAGAAGGAGAAATAGAATTTCATTATGCTGATAGTTCTACATTGTTAGCAAAACGTGCTTAATTATCTAAATCAAGGATATTATGAGTGAATTGGAAAAAGAAGTAGCCAAAATTGAAAAGTATAATCAAGAAATTATAGATGGGTTTAAAGCATGGCTAGAAAAAGAGAATCTTTCAGCTAAAACGATAAAGAACCACATTGCCAATATTGAATTTTTTGCAGAATATCTTGTTTACTATGAACCGTCACAACAACTTGATGAAGCAGATGATCAAGATATTTATGATTTTCTATTAAATTATTTTCCCCGCAAGGCGATGTGGGCATCTGAAAGTAGCACTAAATCTTACATGGGTTCTTTTAAAAAGTTTTTCTCTTATATGCTGGAAACTAATAAAATTAGTCCTGATATAGAAGCTGAAGTTAAAGATACCCTCAAAGAAGGTAAACAGGAATTTCTTGATGCTGTGAGTGATTAATTAACAAAATGCCAAAAGTCAACAGTTTTGAAGAAAAATATCCTTATCTTAACCGTTTTGTAGAAGAACAAGGTTGGATAGAAATTGGAGATAGTGAGTATGTTAATTCCTTTGTCAGAGCTTATGATTTAGGTGGAACTGTCTATCATGGTAAAAGCAGTTATCCCTCAATAGAAGCTGCATTTCAAGATTTAGAAAAGCACATCAAGGCATATTTTGAAGACTTGGGGATATAAATGATTATGAAGGAATGGGGGTATCTTGAAATACGCACTATTAACTAAAATCGGTGGGGAACTCATAGAGGCATCAAAAGCCGATTATCAAGATTATTATGGTTTTCTGAAATGCCCCGTATGTAATGAACCTGTGTTTTTAAGGAAAGGTCATTTACGAAATGGTAAGGAAATCCAGGCTAGTTTTGCTCACCATCGGGCAGTTCCTGAAATTAGCACCTGTGAATTAAGAGTAGGCAATTATAGTAAAGAAGATATCGAAGTCTTTGCAGCAAAAGCCAGAAACCAGAGATTACAAAAACTAAATATTAGTATGTGGAAATATATGAAAACTAATATATCTGTAAACTTTAGCGGTTATGAACAGATAAGAAACAGGGCTAAGGGTAATACTACCTTTGGGTATTTGTTAGACTATGGTGATGAGTGTTTGTTGAATAACAATGATTTAATTGTTGATGAGTTCATCTCTGTTTTTTCTAAAATGCTTAGAAATCAAGGTGATTATATCACCATAATTAAAGAAAGATTAGGTATGTTGAATCAATTTCTGAATGATTTAACATCAGATTGGGAATTACATGAAAAAATTACCAAAGAAGCCGCCGAATTGTTTTTGTCACCACCAATGAAGGAAATCAGATATCGGGTATTAACGGTGCTGTGTTATCCTGATAATATGCAATTATTGAATCGGGATTTGGTGAAATTGAATATGCAAACCGAAGCATGGCAGAAATTGTTTAGCAATTATTTGAATCAACAAATATGTTTGATTTTATTGAGTGTCAATTGGATAAAATTGTTGGCTTAGTTCTGGATTCCAGGGTTTTCAGCATTTGCGATCGCCTACTTGACCTCCAACTGGTAAATCCTCATTGATGGATGTTCGTCCATCATCCGCCAATAATATCCATTAGGAGCTAACGAAACCCTACCACCACAACGATATAAAAAAACTGGTTCACCCTGGCGCATAGCTTTATTGATCTCTCGTTCTACACTGGTATTTGAGTTATCATTATCGCTGTTGTACCAAATTAAATGAGATTTTCCATAATAACCAGCATTCAATAAACTACTAAACAACCATTCCATCAGAGATTGAATTTGCTCTTGTTCAACGCCGCTACTTGCTTGTCCATAGCTTTCAATAGTCGGTTGGGCTGGTTTGGGTTTGAAGAAATCAAAAATTTTCATAACTGTTCGATTGAAAAATGTATATTACATCGCTCAAATTAATGTAAATGAATATTAGCTGTACTATAAAGCAGTGTAACCCCCATCTACCATTAAGATTGTGCCTGTAATGTAGGAAGCTGCTTCAGAAGCCAAGAAAATTACTGGACTTACTAATTCCTCTGGTTCACCTTTACGTTTCAGAGGTATTACTCTATCTAAATACTGTTGATCTGGTTGAGGGAGTCTCAGCTTCTCTGTATTTTCCATCGTGTTGTTTATATATCCAGGTGCAAACGCATTAACACGAATGCCATAATCAGCCCATTCAATAGCTAAAGAGCGTACTAGCTGATTGACACCACCTTTAGCAGCAGTGTAAGCAGCACACCCAGCTATACCTACTACCCCAGCAATTGAGGAGTTCATAATAATTGAACCACCCACACCTTGCTTAATCATTTGTTTAGCGGCAGACTGAGCGCACTGGAAATAACCTTTTAAGTCAACATCAATAATTGTGTCCCATTCCTGTTCTAATAGCGATATCGCAGGTTTGACAAAATCTGTACCAGCATTGCAAATCATAATGTCTAGTTGTCCATAATGATTTACTGTCTGTTGAATTAAGTTATTGCAATTTTCTCTATTAGTAACATCTGTATAGATAAATATTGAATCGCCACCTGCATTGTTGATGATTTGTACAGTTTCTTGTCCCTGAGTTTCTTTGATATCAGCAATTACTATTTTTGCACCTGCATTAGCTAATCCAATAGCGATCGCTTTACCAATTCCCCTGGCCGCACCTGTAACAATAGCAACTTTACCTGTAATATCAAATTTATTCATTTTCCCACACCTGCATAAATAATTCCCATTCTTCCTCTGTCTCTGGTGGTTTATTCTTCACCAGTCCCACAATCCGTGCTAATTTCCTTGCTTCCTTTTGAGTTTTACCCCATTCAATTAGTTCAAGTTCTAGGTTCGGATCATAGCCCTGTGCTGCTAATTGGGCGTATTCAGTATCAGTCATGTTGAGGTCATTTATCATTTTTTCCCTCAAGAATTTGGTAGATGTTGGTAGGGCGATGGTGGAACGCCCACCATAGGCATCAAATAATAAACACTAAATTACTACATAAATCATAATTCTTTAACAATTCTTGGTAAACACCTTTCTAGTTCATTTCTTGACATAATTCTGTGAACATTTATAACATTGAATTGAGTCAGAATTTTTTCAATATGAGGACGTTCTTTTCTATAAAACATAGTTTGTAAAAATTTTAAATCTAGACTTTCATGACAGCCATTTGGCATTTCTGGACGCTTTTTACCTCGATATGACCACCATCTTTGTATTCCTCCCCACATTGCTAACCAACCAGGGTAATCAAGATAAAGAATTAGATTAGCCCGTTCTAAAATGGTTTTTGAATATTGATCAATCCAGCCCTCTACAATCCAACCATTAGTATTAGCAATTTTGTCAAGTGATGATATAATTTCTTCTTCTGTTGACTCTACCCAGTTTTCACTCCAGATAATACTGTCCATGTGGTGTAAAGTTAACCCCATTAATAAAGCTAGTCTCCGACTTAGTGTAGATTTGCCAGTCCCACTTATACCAATGACAACTATATTTTTGTTATTCATGGGATTCATGATTTTAAATCAGTCTTGGAATATGCGGATCGCCTCCGGCGCTGCGCTCCGCGCAATCGCTTGTGCTTGTTTCCCTCAAGAATTAGGGACTATTCTTACTGCTAATTATCCAAGTGGCATACCGATTTGACGGGCTTGAGATGCAGAATCACGCCCACCCCAGCGACGATGAATTTTACCATCTTGCAGTTTAAACCACTCCATAGCAACTAGCTCATATTGCTTACCTGTTGGTTTATGACCTCTAAAGTCCCCGGTGAATACGCCGCTTTCTGTGTAACGCACTGCGACGGTATCACCTTCGGCAATTATTTCCTCTACAGTCAATTTTATACTAAATGCCTGATGAAGCTCTTGCCAAATAGGTATGACTTTATCTAATTCTCCCCATCCTAAAACGCCATGTACTAAGGCATCTGGTGCAAACAAATCCCTCAGTGTTTCTAAATCACCCCGGTTAAATGCTTCAACGTAACTCAATACAACTTGTTTGTTGGATTCAATGGTCATAACGATGATGGTGTGATTTTGAATATGCGATAGCGAAGCGATCCGTAGGAATCGCCACTATCATAGTTTCCCTCAAGAATGGGGTGCAATTGGCAGGGGAAACGCATCTAAATTTTATTGACAAAATACTGTTTTTATGTATAAACCAATAAATCCCAATTTATCGTTTGATTGATTTTTTCAGAGTCATAGCGATGGATTAAAATATTGTCAATAAGTGGTCGTTAATGCAAATATTTTGGTCATTATTGAGATTTAATTGCCCTTATTGATAAGATGCGTTTCCCCTGATTAAGCAGTCAAGTTTACTTTCAATAGATTCTATTAATCCTAAAGCCTTAGATATTTTTATGAAAATATCACCCCCTGCTTTAGAAATTGCGAAAAATGTAGTTAAAGTAATAGGTTCACTCATGAAAATAACTACCTAATTGACTACAAAATTACAGTGTGTATGGCGACGCATCCTTTATTCCCTCAAGAACTTTTAGTATCTGATGAATTTATTGCATGATTGTTACCTAGATTTATTGTGATGTTGAGAGAGCGATCGCAAACTCATCCCCTAAGAATTTGGTTTAAACCACTGATAGCAAATCAACTTAATGTCTTTTGCTTCAATGATTTCGGCGGGTCCTATGTCTTTCTTGGTCATCTGTCACGTCCTCATATTGGTAACACTAGGCTGAATATCATTCATCAGCTTCAAAATCTTCCTCTTCTTCTGGAAACATTGCACTATAGGATTTTTTGTATTCTTCCTTATAGTTACGATATGCGAGAATTATATTAGCGATTCCTTGATCAGATGCACCAGCTTCGCGGCTACTCAATACTCCATCAGCTAACATTCGGTAAACTAAACTATTCAAAGTATCCTGTAAATTTTGATATGAATTAATTGATTCTGAACTTGGTTGGCTATGGGTTTGTAATAAATTTAGGTTATCTGATAAACTAATAAAATATTGCTGAATTTTATCAAAATCACCTTGAAAATAAGTTTCTAAGAATGTTGTTTTTAGAAATTGAATATCATCTGCTATTTGTTGATATCTTTCAGTATGATTTTCATTAACTCGTTGTTGTACCTGTTTTTCAAATTGAGAACGCCCAATTAAATTAAGCAGAAGTGCTAAAGTCATTGGTACGGTAGCATAAATTATTTGTCCTGTTGTAACCGCTATGGTAGAACCAGCTAAAGTTGCAAAGATTGAGATATATTCGGCAATTTCGAGAAGTCGGTGTTTATTCATAACTACTTCTCTCTGGTGATTGGAAATCTCGAATCAGCACCCTGGTTTTGGATTGTTGAACTTTTAACATCTGCATGGTTGCCTGATGTAGCAAGTGATATATTCATTTTGAATTGGAGTGGCAGCATCTGAAAAAAGATGAGCTATCGGGACAAATGTTTGAGGACGAGTTAGACCTTGCTTATGCCGTTATAAATGGGGTGAATGCTAGGGGAAAAACAAGAAAACATAGTACAGAACGTATTAAATTTCACAATAATGCTAATTGTTAAATTTCCGTTACATAGTTATAAATTTCCCCGCCGACTTACTTATCCCTGTTCTGTCACTCTTGGAAAACAATAATCGAATTCATCTTTTGTAACTCTGATTTCATCAAGGTTTGACGCTTTATTTCTTATTAAAAAATAAAATTTGAGGACAAAATGTCAAAACTAAAGCCCCGTAAACCTTTCAGGTATTGCATTTCCCCATTTTGACAGAAGAGGGTTATTAAGTAACTTGCTATCAGTCAGATTTAGCGATCGCCAAAAAGCAGATTTAATATACTTTCAGTCCCCTTACGGGGATTAGGTAATCAGAAACCTAGAGATAGCAGACTATAACTGGAGAAGGTCGTCCCGTTTCAGTCCCCTTGCGGGGATTAGTGGTTTAGAAACAACTGGCATTCAACCGCCTAGCGTCCCTCCTGAGTAGTTTCAGTCCCCTTGCGGGGATTAGTGGTTTAGAAACCTACATTGCCAAGTAAGCGGCTACTGTCAAAGGTTATGGGTTTCAGTCCCCTTGCGGGGATTAGTGGTTTAGAAACCTTGGCTCAACTTGATCAGCTATCAACCATCGACCCGGATAATGTTTCAGTCCCCTTGCGGGGATTAGTGGTTTAGAAACCAATACGATTGCATCAATGGTGCTTGTACTCCTGCTTCGTTTCAGTCCCCTTGCGGGGATTAGTGGTTTAGAAACTTCGCCATATTGATGTGGGCGATCCACAGCCGGCTGGTTTCAGTCCCCTTGCGGGGATTAGTGGTTTAGAAACATATTTGTTCGCGAGGGCGGCTTGGATACTACCAAGCTGTTTCAGTCCCCTTGCGGGGATTAGTGGTTTAGAAACCGTCGCTATAGTTTTTATCGTCATCCAATGCGTTGTTTCAGTCCCCTTGCGGGGATTAGTGGTTTAGAAACTAACAATTAGCGGGGTCTTGGTTGCGATCGCTCAAGTTTCAGTCCCCTTGCGGGGATTAGTGGTTTAGAAACTGTTCTTTTCCCGACGTTGGTTGGTTGCTTAATGGGTTTCAGTCCCCTTGCGGGGATTAGTGGTTTAGAAACTCTTTTGCTGTTGAGGGTCTAAAGGATTAAGTAGTCTAGTTTCAGTCCCCTTGCGGGGATTAGTGGTTTAGAAACCAGCCGTCTTTATCGCTAACTATTGACCAATCTCAAGGAAGGTTTCAGTCCCCTTGCGGGGATTAGTGGTTTAGAAACAGCAGTCCTAACCAGTCAAAAGGTTCCGTTTTAGCCAGGTTTCAGTCCCCTTGCGGGGATTAGTGGTTTAGAAACATTCAAGACATATAACAATTCCCTAATATAGGACTGTTTCAGTCCCCTTGCGGGGATTAGTGGTTTAGAAACCCCTTTGAAAAATTAATTTGTGCGTCAGGTAAAATGGTTTCAGTCCCCTTGCGGGGATTAGTGGTTTAGAAACCATCAATCAAAGCTGATGATTTAGAATTGTTTGAAAAAGTTTCAGTCCCCTTGCGGGGATTAGTGGTTTAGAAACTTTCTCCTTACTCAGAGCATCATAAATTCTTCTAATTTGTTTCAGTCCCCTTGCGGGGATTAGTGGTTTAGAAACATGAACTAGCAAAAGAATCAGTAATTAATTATCTTGTTTCAGTCCCCTTGCGGGGATTAGTGGTTTAGAAACCGTTTAACGAGTCAGTGTGTATAGACCTTAATTCTATCTCTTGTTTCAGTCCCCTTGCGGGGATTAGTGGTTTAGAAACTGAGAAGTTTAAAAACTTCTGTTTAATGCTTGGTTGTTTCAGTCCCCTTGCGGGGATTAGTGGTTTAGAAACCCGGTCAATTGTCATTGTTTTAACTACAAATATTGGTTTCAGTCCCCTTGCGGGGATTAGTGGTTTAGAAACGTCTTTTCTTGTTTGCATAAAGTTTTAAACCGAAATGTTTCAGTCCCCTTGCGGGGATTAGTGGTTTAGAAACTGTTACAGGGGGTGTAACCGGAGTAACAGCAGAATTATTTAGTTTCAGTCCCCTTGCGGGGATTAGTGGTTTAGAAACGTTCACGAGTTAATGCGATCGCAGGTTAGATGGCGTTTCAGTCCCCTTGCGGGGATTAGTGGTTTAGAAACGGTGGTTGTTCTGCTTAGTTCCTGGTCCAGTTGCAGTTTCAGTCCCCTTGCGGGGATTAGTGGTTTAGAAACAGTTTGCCAAATGCAAACCCGGAGTTATGATAGTTTCAGTCCCCTTGCGGGGATTAGTGGTTTAGAAACATGAAAACATTAAATCAATTGTCGTCTTGATTAAAGGAAGGTTTCAGTCCCCTTGCGGGGATTAGTGGTTTAGAAACAGGGTTAATTTTAGAGATGCCACGTCATACTCAGGTGTTTCAGTCCCCTTGCGGGGATTAGTGGTTTAGAAACTCCAATGAAAAAATAACTATAATTGGAACAGATTACGTTTCAGTCCCCTTGCGGGGATTAGTGGTTTAGAAACCTAGGACTGTATTACAACCTCAATACTTTTTCAAGTTTCAGTCCCCTTGCGGGGATTAGTGGTTTAGAAACGAAAGCATAGTTATCATCAGCTAATCTTTTCTGAAGTTTCAGTCCCCTTGCGGGGATTAGTGGTTTAGAAACAGTTGATAAAAATTGGGGGGAACATCTCAGATATGTTTCAGTCCCCTTGCGGGGATTAGTGGTTTAGAAACCTATATGCGTCATTTGCTAGGCTCCCTTCTTTCGCGTTTCAGTCCCCTTGCGGGGATTAGTGGTTTAGAAACCTCATCCTCCCATCTATCAATTTCACGAAGCTGAAAACTGTTTCAGTCCCCTTGCGGGGATTAGTGGTTTAGAAACTTTTCCTATTTCGGTATAGCCAGATAATTTACCAAAGTTTCAGTCCCCTTGCGGGGATTAGTGGTTTAGAAACTAAAAATTGTCCGGTCAGTGAGTTGAGACAGACTTTGACTGTTTCAGTCCCCTTGCGGGGATTAGTGGTTTAGAAACGTTAGAGGAAACACAGCTACCTTTTAGCAGGTGAGGTTTCAGTCCCCTTGCGGGGATTAGTGGTTTAGAAACTCCCTGTAGGTACACTTTGTTCACTTACTTGAGGAAAGTTTCAGTCCCCTTGCGGGGATTAGTGGTTTAGAAACCTTTGATGCAGTAGGTCTATGATTGGCGTTTCTCCTTAAGTTTCAGTCCCCTTGCGGGGATTAGTGGTTTAGAAACGACACCACCTATTTTTACAGGATTACCACTATCTGGTTTCAGTCCCCTTGCGGGGATTAGTGGTTTAGAAACAATGGCATCAATTAGAACTAGAAAACGGTGGTGTTTCAGTCCCCTTGCGGGGATTAGTGGTTTAGAAACACATCATCCTGCTTTTGAGGATCTGTTTTACGTTTTATGGTTTCAGTCCCCTTGCGGGGATTAGTGGTTTAGAAACAAACCCAAAATTCTTTAGAATCACCGCCTAAGTGGAGTTTCAGTCCCCTTGCGGGGATTAGTGGTTTAGAAACATCGTTTCAATTCCTTCTGGGTATTCTGCTGGTTCGTTTCAGTCCCCTTGCGGGGATTAGTGGTTTAGAAACGGCGTTATGCTATCAATATTGCTGAATCGTCGAAAATGTTTCAGTCCCCTTGCGGGGATTAGTGGTTTAGAAACTTAGCTTGCCCCCAAGATGGTCTCTCTGTCGTACGTCCTATCGGGTTTCAGTCCCCTTGCGGGGATTAGTGGTTTAGAAACGAGGATGTTTCCTCCAAGCTGTTTAACTTCACCAGTGTTTCAGTCCCCTTGCGGGGATTAGTGGTTTAGAAACCACCAGGCAATTGAGCCTGAGTATTGAACTTTAAATGGTCGTTTCAGTCCCCTTGCGGGGATTAGTGGTTTAGAAACTTTACTATTCGCGCTCTTGGCAGGAAGGCTGATAATGTTTCAGTCCCCTTGCGGGGATTAGTGGTTTAGAAACTAGCGTCTTGGTTGTGGCTTATGAAAAAAGTTGCATGTTTCAGTCCCCTTGCGGGGATTAGTGGTTTAGAAACAACAACTTGAGCCTAAGTTTGTTGACCACGCCTGTTTCAGTCCCCTTGCGGGGATTAGTGGTTTAGAAACAGCTAATTTGCCTTCTGCTATCACTCTGATTAATTTCGAGTTTCAGTCCCCTTGCGGGGATTAGTGGTTTAGAAACGCCATAAACAGTGGAGGAAATGCCAATTGCAGCGGCTAGTTTCAGTCCCCTTGCGGGGATTAGTGGTTTAGAAACTTGCAGATATCTGAGTTTTTGGAATGTAGATATAAAGTTTCAGTCCCCTTGCGGGGATTAGTGGTTTAGAAACATTCCTACGCTCCGTCATCATAATATTCATTTATTATGGTTTCAGTCCCCTTGCGGGGATTAGTGGTTTAGAAACTGGCGGCTTCAAATTGTGGATTAGGAGCTTAAAAGTTGTTTCAGTCCCCTTGCGGGGATTAGTGGTTTAGAAACCAATTAACTGAACTGAATTTTTATTATTAATTGAAGTTTCAGTCCCCTTGCGGGGATTAGTGGTTTAGAAACTCAAGGATCGGAAGATGGGAGACGGATATTATTTAAGTTTCAGTCCCCTTGCGGGGATTAGTGGTTTAGAAACTAGTGGTGCGGTTGCCGCTTCAATCACCGATCCCAAGTTTCAGTCCCCTTGCGGGGATTAGTGGTTTAGAAACTTGGGATTGTTTTTAAAGCAGCGCGCGATCGCTACTTGGTTTCAGTCCCCTTGCGGGGATTAGTGGTTTAGAAACTTAGGACAAGTGGTACCACCGGTGGCACTACGGTAAGTTACAGGTTTCAGTCCCCTTGCGGGGATTAGTGGTTTAGAAACCAAGGTAAAAGCTCGTATTGGTGCGAAACCTATTTGGTTTCAGTCCCCTTGCGGGGATTAGTGGTTTAGAAACTTTTCTCTGGGATGGGTGAGGGTGCTTTTGGGGGAATGTTTCAGTCCCCTTGCGGGGATTAGTGGTTTAGAAACAAGCTATCTGAAATCCAGAGCCAGAAGGAAGAATAGATTTCAGTCCCCTTGCGGGGATTAGTGGTTTAGAAACGTAAATCAAAACCTAATACTTGGCTCCGGCTTTTGGTTTCAGTCCCCTTGCGGGGATTAGTGGTTTAGAAACAATACAACTTTGGCGGTATGACCGCTCAGGAGATTTACGAGTTTCAGTCCCCTTGCGGGGATTAGTGGTTTAGAAACCTCGCTTCGGGTTCAGTATTGGACAAAGCAATGTCATGTTTCAGTCCCCTTGCGGGGATTAGTGGTTTAGAAACTTCACCACCACCAATGGAAATGTGACGAGCATATAAACTGTTTCAGTCCCCTTGCGGGGATTAGTGGTTTAGAAACTTATGCTGTTGACCAGAATAATTCTGGTTCTAAGTTTCAGTCCCCTTGCGGGGATTAGTGGTTTAGAAACCCTGATGGATTTCCAGAGTACACTTACCAATCTATCTACATAGGTTTCAGTCCCCTTGCGGGGATTAGTGGTTTAGAAACTTACTTACCAAGATATCAAGCAAATGGCTTGCCAAGTTTCAGTCCCCTTGCGGGGATTAGTGGTTTAGAAACAACTTTTTATTTTATGCCGTGGCTTTGCTCCTAAAGTTTCAGTCCCCTTGCGGGGATTAGTGGTTTAGAAACCCTACCCGCAAAATATTCTACATAGATCCTAAGAATGGTTTCAGTCCCCTTGCGGGGATTAGTGGTTTAGAAACTAATTGCTATCTTGAGTAAATGATGGAGTGAAGTTTCAGTCCCCTTGCGGGGATTAGTGGTTTAGAAACACAGGTACAGGTACGGGTACAGGTACGGGTATAGGGTTTCAGTCCCCTTGCGGGGATTAGTGGTTTAGAAACTTTGTATTTTTCATAGACAAAATATATGGACGCTAATGTTTCAGTCCCCTTGCGGGGATTAGTGGTTTAGAAACGAAACAATTATTTCTGCTCTTAGGAAAGAAAGGGGGGGTTTCAGTCCCCTTGCGGGGATTAGTGGTTTAGAAACATTCAGAGAACTGGTATCAGCCAGCATATCAAGTGTTTCAGTCCCCTTGCGGGGATTAGTGGTTTAGAAACCATGGATGAATAGATACTTTAGGGCAATCAATAATCTTGATTAGTTTCAGTCCCCTTGCGGGGATTAGTGGTTTAGAAACGGTAATTACAATTTTGAGGACGACAAATACTCAAAGTTTCAGTCCCCTTGCGGGGATTAGTGGTTTAGAAACATTGTTTGAAAATTCTGGACGGAAACGAAGACATCAAGTTTCAGTCCCCTTGCGGGGATTAGTGGTTTAGAAACCCGGCGCTTTGAAACACAGTCTAGAAGCGGAATCTAGAGACGATTTTGGCAGACCTCTCAAAAAACCTCATTTCAGGCTTCGGGTCAACCGCCAACTGAAACTAACGAAACGCTGAAAGTATTTAATTATCAAGGTTCTGGCGATTTGGCGGACCCCCCAGGGTTTTTGCCCCCGCTTCGGTTTGCCAAAAATTATCCTTATTTAAGGGTAAAATTTTGTTGTGTTACCTGTCAAGATAAATTCGGTTACAAATAATTAAGCAAAACTTTACAACTTTAAACAGACTGTTACTGAAACAGTTCCTTTACCACTCGTTCTAATTCTTGTGTCATCACATTAGAACCATTTTGTTGATAAACCTCCAGCAATGATTGATAAAACCACA carries:
- a CDS encoding helix-turn-helix domain-containing protein, translated to MFCRLAVLMAEKDPQLSQRQLARDTGLDVTTVNRLFTNNFSRVDVSTIETLCNYFQKNVGDLFELRLPENIPQRKTRKRVSDDSIQV
- a CDS encoding site-specific integrase, which encodes MSELEKEVAKIEKYNQEIIDGFKAWLEKENLSAKTIKNHIANIEFFAEYLVYYEPSQQLDEADDQDIYDFLLNYFPRKAMWASESSTKSYMGSFKKFFSYMLETNKISPDIEAEVKDTLKEGKQEFLDAVSD
- a CDS encoding SDR family NAD(P)-dependent oxidoreductase encodes the protein MNKFDITGKVAIVTGAARGIGKAIAIGLANAGAKIVIADIKETQGQETVQIINNAGGDSIFIYTDVTNRENCNNLIQQTVNHYGQLDIMICNAGTDFVKPAISLLEQEWDTIIDVDLKGYFQCAQSAAKQMIKQGVGGSIIMNSSIAGVVGIAGCAAYTAAKGGVNQLVRSLAIEWADYGIRVNAFAPGYINNTMENTEKLRLPQPDQQYLDRVIPLKRKGEPEELVSPVIFLASEAASYITGTILMVDGGYTAL
- a CDS encoding topology modulation protein, with translation MNNKNIVVIGISGTGKSTLSRRLALLMGLTLHHMDSIIWSENWVESTEEEIISSLDKIANTNGWIVEGWIDQYSKTILERANLILYLDYPGWLAMWGGIQRWWSYRGKKRPEMPNGCHESLDLKFLQTMFYRKERPHIEKILTQFNVINVHRIMSRNELERCLPRIVKEL
- a CDS encoding ester cyclase, giving the protein MTIESNKQVVLSYVEAFNRGDLETLRDLFAPDALVHGVLGWGELDKVIPIWQELHQAFSIKLTVEEIIAEGDTVAVRYTESGVFTGDFRGHKPTGKQYELVAMEWFKLQDGKIHRRWGGRDSASQARQIGMPLG